The following are encoded in a window of Arthrobacter woluwensis genomic DNA:
- a CDS encoding Gfo/Idh/MocA family protein, whose protein sequence is MSRGPVGVALIGAGNISKQYLDNLTVFPDVRVVAITDLYPEAAKARAEEYGITEHGTPELALEHPDVEIIVNLTIPAVHADVALQAIRAGKHVWSEKPLALDRESGREVLEAAAAAGVRVGCAPDTFLGAGLQTARRVIERGDIGTPLTAQTVMQYPGPDRWHPNPAFLFQRGAGPLFDMGPYYVTALVQTFGSARRVAAMGSAALTRRTVATGPLAGETFDVEVPTHVSAQIQFEGGASSHSVFSFQSPHVRTGYVEVTGTEATLLIPDPNNFDGELQLIRPGEDDWTVIPASGAAQGRGMGVLDLARSIRAGVPHRATGELAFHVLDTMIAISDSVERGEFLTVESSAEPSVPLPEDWEPLAATLEGTA, encoded by the coding sequence GTGAGCCGCGGCCCGGTCGGCGTCGCGCTCATCGGCGCCGGGAACATCAGCAAGCAGTACCTGGACAATCTCACCGTCTTCCCGGATGTCCGGGTCGTCGCCATCACGGACCTGTATCCGGAGGCGGCCAAGGCCCGCGCCGAGGAGTACGGGATCACGGAGCACGGCACGCCCGAACTCGCGCTGGAGCACCCGGACGTCGAGATCATCGTCAACCTCACCATCCCGGCCGTGCACGCCGACGTCGCGCTGCAGGCGATCCGCGCAGGGAAGCACGTGTGGAGCGAGAAGCCGCTCGCCCTGGACCGGGAGAGCGGCCGGGAGGTGCTGGAAGCGGCAGCCGCCGCGGGGGTGCGGGTCGGCTGCGCGCCGGACACCTTCCTCGGCGCCGGGCTCCAGACGGCGCGCCGTGTGATCGAACGCGGCGACATCGGCACGCCGCTCACCGCACAGACCGTCATGCAGTACCCCGGGCCGGATCGCTGGCACCCGAACCCGGCGTTCCTCTTCCAGCGGGGCGCGGGGCCCCTTTTCGACATGGGTCCCTATTACGTGACCGCCCTCGTTCAGACCTTCGGCAGCGCCCGCAGGGTCGCCGCGATGGGTTCGGCGGCGCTGACGCGGCGCACGGTGGCGACCGGGCCTCTGGCCGGCGAGACCTTCGACGTCGAGGTCCCCACCCACGTCAGCGCCCAGATCCAGTTCGAGGGCGGGGCGTCCTCGCACAGCGTCTTCAGCTTCCAGTCGCCTCACGTCCGGACCGGCTACGTCGAAGTCACGGGAACCGAGGCAACGCTGCTGATCCCGGACCCCAACAACTTCGACGGGGAGCTTCAGCTGATCCGTCCCGGCGAGGACGACTGGACCGTCATTCCGGCGAGCGGGGCGGCGCAGGGACGCGGCATGGGCGTGCTGGACCTCGCCCGCTCGATCCGCGCCGGAGTGCCGCACCGGGCCACGGGCGAGCTGGCCTTCCACGTGCTGGACACCATGATCGCCATCTCCGATTCCGTGGAACGCGGGGAATTCCTCACGGTGGAGAGCTCCGCGGAGCCGTCCGTGCCGCTGCCCGAGGACTGGGAGCCGCTCGCGGCCACCCTGGAGGGGACGGCATGA
- a CDS encoding Gfo/Idh/MocA family protein: MSGETRPLGVAAIGYAFMGKAHSQAWRNVGSFFDVPAFERKVLVGRDGAQVAAAAERFGWQESATDWREVIARPDIDVVDICTPGWTHAEIAIAALEAGKHVLVEKPLSNTLEESQAMVEAAARAAGRGVKSMIGFNYRRVPALAYARNLIGDGRLGEIRQVRASYLQDWLADEQTPMSWRLRRETAGSGALGDIASHAIDQVQFLTGHAVTGVSARLETFVPRRPGPDGVEDVTVDDAAWLTLALDGGAVASVEASRMAFGRKNALRIEVYGSGGALAFDLERPNELQFLDGADPVEEQGFRTILVTEPEHPYVSAWWPQGHVIGWEHTFTHQVRDFLVAIRDGGTPSPSFADGLQVQSVLDAAARSAEARGAVVDLPSASRATQEA, encoded by the coding sequence ATGAGCGGGGAGACCCGGCCCCTGGGCGTCGCGGCCATCGGCTACGCCTTCATGGGGAAGGCGCATTCGCAGGCGTGGCGGAATGTGGGCTCGTTCTTCGACGTGCCCGCGTTCGAGCGCAAGGTTCTGGTGGGCCGGGACGGCGCCCAGGTGGCGGCGGCCGCCGAGAGGTTCGGCTGGCAGGAGTCCGCCACCGACTGGCGCGAGGTGATCGCGCGGCCGGACATCGACGTCGTGGACATCTGTACACCCGGATGGACCCATGCGGAGATCGCCATCGCAGCGCTGGAGGCCGGCAAGCACGTCCTGGTCGAGAAGCCGCTGTCCAACACCCTCGAGGAGTCGCAGGCCATGGTCGAGGCGGCGGCGCGGGCCGCCGGGCGCGGGGTGAAGTCGATGATCGGCTTCAACTACCGTCGCGTGCCGGCACTCGCCTACGCCCGGAACCTGATCGGCGACGGTCGGCTGGGGGAGATCCGCCAGGTGCGGGCCTCCTACCTTCAGGACTGGCTCGCCGACGAGCAGACGCCCATGTCCTGGCGGCTGCGTCGCGAAACGGCCGGCAGCGGAGCCCTCGGCGACATCGCCAGCCACGCGATCGACCAGGTCCAGTTCCTCACCGGCCACGCCGTCACCGGCGTCTCGGCCCGCCTGGAGACGTTCGTGCCGCGGCGCCCCGGGCCGGACGGCGTGGAGGACGTCACGGTGGACGACGCCGCCTGGCTGACCCTGGCGCTCGACGGCGGCGCGGTCGCTTCGGTGGAGGCCTCCCGCATGGCATTCGGCCGGAAGAACGCGCTGCGGATCGAGGTCTACGGCAGCGGGGGCGCCCTGGCGTTCGATCTGGAACGCCCGAACGAGCTGCAGTTCCTCGACGGCGCCGACCCCGTCGAGGAACAGGGCTTCCGGACGATCCTCGTCACGGAGCCGGAGCACCCCTACGTTTCGGCGTGGTGGCCCCAGGGGCACGTGATCGGCTGGGAGCACACCTTCACGCACCAGGTGCGCGATTTCCTCGTCGCGATCCGGGACGGCGGCACCCCGTCGCCGTCGTTCGCGGACGGGCTCCAGGTGCAGTCCGTGCTGGACGCCGCCGCCCGGTCCGCGGAGGCGCGTGGCGCCGTCGTCGACCTTCCATCCGCATCCCGAGCCACCCAGGAGGCCTGA
- a CDS encoding sugar phosphate isomerase/epimerase family protein yields MARPFTLFTGQWADLTLDEVAGLAAGWGYDGLEIAVSGEHLDAARWDDDEYIAERLGILEKHGLKLWAISNHLKGQAVCDDPIDFRHQAIVGTAVWGDGDPEGVRQRAAEELKNTARLAKKLGVKTVVGFTGSKIWQYVAMFPPVPAEVIDAGYQDFADRWNPILDVFDECGVRFAHEVHPSEIAYDYWSTQRALEAIGHREAFGLNWDPSHMMWQGIDPVSFITDFADRIYHVDCKDTRMRMGNGRAGILSSHLAWGDPHRGWDFVSAGRGDVPWEDSFRALTAIGYDGPISVEWEDAGMDRLQGAPEALAALKRFDFEPSSQSFDAAFSNQS; encoded by the coding sequence ATGGCACGACCTTTCACTCTCTTCACCGGCCAGTGGGCCGACCTGACCCTGGACGAGGTGGCCGGGCTGGCCGCCGGCTGGGGCTACGACGGACTGGAGATCGCGGTCTCCGGTGAGCATCTCGACGCGGCCCGCTGGGACGATGACGAGTACATCGCCGAGCGGCTCGGGATCCTCGAGAAGCACGGCCTCAAGCTGTGGGCCATCTCGAACCACCTCAAGGGCCAGGCCGTGTGCGATGACCCGATCGATTTCCGTCATCAGGCGATCGTCGGCACCGCGGTGTGGGGCGACGGCGACCCGGAGGGCGTGCGGCAGCGCGCCGCGGAGGAGCTGAAGAACACCGCGCGGCTCGCGAAGAAGCTCGGCGTGAAGACCGTGGTCGGGTTCACGGGGTCCAAGATCTGGCAGTACGTGGCGATGTTCCCGCCCGTCCCGGCCGAGGTCATCGACGCCGGCTACCAGGACTTCGCGGACCGCTGGAACCCCATCCTCGACGTGTTCGACGAGTGCGGGGTCCGCTTCGCCCATGAGGTCCACCCGAGCGAGATCGCCTACGACTACTGGTCCACGCAGCGGGCGCTGGAGGCGATCGGGCACCGCGAGGCGTTCGGGCTGAACTGGGACCCGTCCCACATGATGTGGCAGGGCATCGACCCGGTCTCCTTCATCACGGACTTCGCGGACCGGATCTACCACGTGGACTGCAAGGACACCCGGATGCGGATGGGCAACGGCCGCGCGGGGATCCTCTCCTCGCACCTGGCCTGGGGCGACCCGCACCGCGGCTGGGACTTCGTCTCGGCGGGACGCGGGGACGTGCCGTGGGAGGACTCGTTCCGCGCGCTCACGGCCATCGGCTACGACGGCCCCATCTCGGTCGAGTGGGAGGACGCCGGGATGGACCGGCTGCAGGGTGCGCCCGAGGCACTGGCGGCCCTGAAGCGCTTCGACTTCGAACCCAGCTCCCAGTCCTTCGACGCCGCCTTCAGCAACCAGAGCTGA
- a CDS encoding primary-amine oxidase, protein MAHGHTDTTLHTHGERTTEPREVAHPLDPLTAEEIARTRAVLEGAGLMGATVRVPQLLPLAPEAAWLDRWQEGAPLERRVEIVLLDVATGEATRAVVLLGEPGSDDTGTVESVRTIDTDTEGQPQYLFEEYDRVERIVKDDPSWQAAMERRGLGDRRELAFCAPLAPGHFGREDESGTRVIRSLTFLRDHEGDSPWAHPVEGLVVHIDLTRERVIRVDDEGDVPVPEASGDYSLSAWGPARESLKPIEITQPEGPSFQVDGSKVTWENWSFRVGFNAREGLVLNALNFRDGQRERSVLRRASVPEMVVPYGDTAIGRYWISYFDAGEYLLGKNANALTLGCDCLGVIHYFDQFVADDHGHPVKIPHAVCMHEEDYGILWKHTDTEGNTEVRRSRRLVISYFSTIGNYDYGFFWYLYLDGTIQLEAKATGIVFAGAGHPGAANPHAPEVAPGVFAPVHQHLFCARLETAVDTPENSLYEVEVRGVPTGPSNPYGNAFTWEERLLPTESAARRKADSSVGRVWEVRSGSATNAVGRPTAYRLHPHTGPVLMAQPEATVFQRATFATEHLWATPLRSDERFPAGDFPNANPGGAGLPAWTAADRPLEDERLVLWHVFGPTHVPRTEDWPIMPVDYSGFSLKPHGFLDRNPALDLADGAKSAAAGCCGGAQVCTCH, encoded by the coding sequence ATGGCGCACGGGCACACGGACACGACTCTTCACACCCACGGGGAACGGACCACAGAGCCACGCGAGGTGGCGCATCCCCTGGACCCGCTCACGGCGGAGGAGATCGCGCGGACCCGGGCCGTTCTGGAGGGCGCCGGACTGATGGGAGCCACGGTCCGCGTGCCCCAGCTACTGCCGCTGGCGCCCGAGGCCGCCTGGCTGGACCGCTGGCAGGAGGGCGCGCCCCTGGAACGCCGCGTCGAGATCGTGCTCCTGGACGTCGCCACGGGTGAGGCCACGCGGGCCGTCGTCCTGCTCGGCGAGCCGGGCTCGGACGACACCGGGACCGTGGAGTCGGTCCGCACGATCGACACGGACACCGAAGGCCAGCCGCAGTACCTCTTCGAGGAGTACGACCGCGTGGAACGGATCGTCAAGGACGACCCGTCCTGGCAGGCCGCCATGGAACGCCGCGGACTCGGAGACCGCCGTGAGCTCGCGTTCTGCGCGCCCCTGGCCCCGGGCCACTTCGGCCGCGAGGATGAGAGCGGCACGCGGGTCATCCGGTCCCTCACCTTCCTCCGCGACCACGAGGGCGACAGCCCCTGGGCCCATCCCGTCGAGGGGCTGGTGGTCCACATCGATCTCACCCGCGAGCGCGTCATCCGTGTGGACGACGAAGGGGATGTGCCCGTCCCTGAGGCCTCGGGCGACTACTCGCTCTCCGCCTGGGGTCCGGCCCGTGAGAGCCTCAAGCCCATCGAGATCACTCAGCCTGAGGGTCCGAGCTTCCAGGTGGACGGGTCGAAGGTCACGTGGGAGAACTGGTCCTTCCGGGTGGGGTTCAACGCCCGGGAGGGTCTGGTGCTCAACGCCCTGAACTTCCGGGACGGTCAGCGGGAGCGCAGTGTTCTGCGCCGGGCCAGTGTCCCCGAGATGGTGGTGCCGTACGGCGACACGGCGATCGGGCGTTACTGGATCAGCTACTTCGACGCCGGCGAGTACCTCCTGGGGAAGAACGCCAATGCCCTAACCCTCGGCTGCGACTGTCTCGGCGTGATCCACTACTTCGATCAGTTCGTGGCGGACGATCACGGGCACCCCGTGAAGATCCCGCACGCCGTCTGCATGCACGAGGAGGACTACGGGATCCTCTGGAAGCACACGGACACCGAGGGCAACACGGAGGTCCGCCGCTCCCGCCGCCTGGTCATCTCCTACTTCTCCACCATCGGCAACTACGACTACGGCTTCTTCTGGTACCTGTACCTGGACGGCACGATCCAGCTGGAGGCGAAGGCCACCGGGATCGTGTTCGCGGGGGCGGGCCATCCCGGCGCCGCGAACCCGCACGCCCCCGAAGTGGCCCCGGGCGTCTTCGCCCCGGTGCATCAGCACCTGTTCTGCGCCCGTCTGGAGACCGCGGTGGACACCCCGGAGAACTCGCTCTACGAGGTCGAGGTGCGGGGCGTCCCCACCGGTCCGTCCAACCCCTACGGCAACGCCTTCACCTGGGAGGAACGGCTTCTGCCCACGGAGTCGGCCGCCCGCAGGAAAGCGGATTCCTCGGTCGGACGTGTCTGGGAGGTCCGGAGCGGCTCCGCCACGAACGCCGTGGGGCGTCCCACCGCGTACCGGCTCCACCCGCACACGGGTCCGGTCCTCATGGCCCAGCCGGAGGCGACCGTGTTCCAGCGTGCGACCTTCGCCACCGAGCACCTGTGGGCGACACCGCTCCGCAGCGACGAGCGGTTCCCGGCGGGTGACTTCCCGAACGCGAACCCCGGCGGCGCGGGCCTCCCGGCCTGGACGGCGGCCGATCGGCCCCTGGAGGACGAACGCCTGGTCCTCTGGCACGTCTTCGGTCCGACCCACGTGCCGCGCACCGAGGACTGGCCGATCATGCCCGTGGACTACTCGGGCTTCAGTCTCAAGCCGCACGGTTTCCTGGACCGGAACCCCGCCCTCGATCTCGCGGACGGCGCCAAGAGCGCCGCTGCGGGATGCTGCGGCGGCGCGCAGGTCTGCACCTGCCACTGA
- a CDS encoding APC family permease: protein MEKLSASTSPASPGSASGLKRGTLGTPGVVFLVLAAVAPLTGTVVVASLAIALGNGGGTPFAFLVIAALFLIFAVGYAQMSRVLVNAGGFYAFVLKGLGRTGGLVAGLIATLGYNFFVVGTIGTSGFFMQTIIAQLTGLDVHWYVWGLLSIVASFLLARRGIDISSAVLGIALVLETLVLVVFDISVLVRTGFSVEAFSPDAIFSGSLPIGLLLAATAFLGFEATSLFGEEAKNPSRTVPRATYISVSIIGVVFALTSWAVVSATGVAQAQIASQEHLESGDLLFSLAGQYLGDPLVKVMMVLLLVSLFAAMLAFHNSAARYLYALGRARVFPYALARTNAGGSPVVACVVQAVFAVVVAGAFALAGLDPITSLVPSMIGFGTLCIMVLQVLAALAIIVHFRRQRDPRIGRTFVAPLIAMLGLGTIVVLAIINFDIVAGSDALAVRLLPLLLVVAVVGGLILGPYLKRKRPQVYAALAEDMDKAGLDDAAESEPLPSPAA, encoded by the coding sequence GTGGAAAAACTCTCAGCCTCAACGAGCCCGGCCTCGCCCGGCTCGGCCTCCGGCCTCAAACGCGGCACGCTCGGCACGCCCGGTGTGGTGTTCCTGGTGCTCGCCGCCGTCGCCCCGCTCACCGGCACGGTGGTGGTGGCCTCGCTCGCGATCGCCCTCGGCAACGGCGGAGGCACGCCCTTCGCGTTCCTCGTCATCGCCGCCCTCTTCCTGATCTTCGCCGTCGGCTACGCCCAGATGTCCCGCGTGCTGGTCAACGCCGGAGGCTTCTACGCCTTCGTGCTCAAGGGCCTCGGCCGGACCGGCGGTCTCGTGGCGGGACTCATCGCGACCCTGGGCTACAACTTCTTCGTGGTCGGCACCATCGGGACCAGCGGCTTCTTCATGCAGACGATCATCGCCCAGCTGACCGGCCTCGACGTGCACTGGTACGTGTGGGGCCTGCTGTCCATCGTGGCCTCCTTCCTGCTGGCCCGGCGCGGCATCGACATCAGCTCCGCGGTGCTCGGCATAGCCCTGGTGCTGGAGACCCTGGTGCTCGTGGTGTTCGACATCTCCGTCCTGGTCCGCACCGGCTTCAGCGTGGAGGCCTTCTCGCCGGACGCGATCTTCTCCGGATCGCTGCCCATCGGGCTCCTGCTCGCGGCGACGGCGTTCCTCGGATTCGAGGCCACCAGTCTCTTCGGTGAGGAGGCCAAGAACCCCTCCCGCACGGTGCCCCGTGCCACGTACATCTCGGTGAGCATCATCGGCGTGGTCTTCGCCCTGACCAGCTGGGCCGTGGTGAGCGCCACGGGCGTCGCGCAGGCTCAGATCGCTTCGCAGGAACACCTCGAATCCGGCGATCTGCTCTTCAGCCTGGCCGGGCAGTACCTCGGGGATCCACTCGTGAAGGTCATGATGGTCCTGCTGCTCGTGAGCCTGTTCGCCGCGATGCTGGCCTTCCACAATTCGGCGGCCCGCTATCTCTACGCCCTGGGCCGCGCCCGGGTGTTCCCGTACGCCCTGGCCCGCACCAACGCGGGAGGGTCCCCGGTGGTGGCGTGCGTCGTGCAGGCGGTGTTCGCCGTCGTCGTGGCGGGGGCGTTCGCCCTGGCCGGCCTCGACCCGATCACCTCACTCGTGCCGAGCATGATCGGCTTCGGCACGCTGTGCATCATGGTGCTCCAGGTGCTCGCGGCCCTCGCGATCATCGTGCACTTCCGGCGGCAGCGGGACCCCAGGATCGGCCGCACCTTCGTGGCGCCGCTCATCGCCATGCTGGGTCTGGGGACGATCGTGGTGCTGGCGATCATCAACTTCGACATCGTGGCCGGCTCGGACGCCCTGGCCGTGCGGCTCTTGCCGCTCCTCCTGGTGGTGGCCGTCGTCGGCGGGCTGATCCTCGGGCCCTATCTGAAGCGCAAGCGGCCCCAGGTGTACGCGGCGCTGGCCGAGGACATGGACAAGGCAGGCCTCGACGACGCGGCGGAATCCGAGCCGCTCCCTTCCCCGGCCGCCTGA
- a CDS encoding SDR family NAD(P)-dependent oxidoreductase, with the protein MNAGLSGRFAVVTGAASGIGRAVCAALLDEGCSVAGLDRDQAALDRAAREFAASPLPVEDSLLPASDDGAPAPAAAGFVPLCLDLCDEAAVQAAFASLAERFGSLDLLVSCAGVSGPVGTPLEDTDLREWRMVLDVNLLAPFLVLKHALPLLLEGRQPAVVLLASDSAVVAAPGMAPYCASKAGLVQLGRAVAVEWAGHGIRVNALCPSVVDTPMSRTDLEKPGGFADAAFPVQSPEQVAQQVLFLLSPRSGPVNGTTLLSDFAYSARSAFPA; encoded by the coding sequence GTGAACGCCGGGCTGAGCGGCCGGTTCGCAGTCGTGACCGGCGCTGCGAGCGGCATCGGCCGCGCGGTGTGTGCCGCGCTCCTGGACGAGGGCTGCTCGGTAGCCGGTCTGGACCGCGACCAGGCCGCCCTGGACCGTGCCGCCCGGGAGTTCGCAGCGTCGCCGCTGCCGGTCGAAGACTCGCTTCTCCCAGCTTCCGACGACGGCGCTCCCGCACCTGCGGCCGCCGGCTTCGTTCCGCTGTGCCTGGATCTGTGCGATGAGGCCGCGGTCCAGGCGGCGTTCGCTTCCCTGGCCGAGCGCTTCGGCTCACTGGATCTCCTGGTCTCGTGCGCCGGGGTCTCCGGGCCGGTCGGCACACCCTTGGAGGACACGGACCTGCGGGAGTGGCGGATGGTGCTCGACGTCAACCTCCTGGCCCCGTTCCTGGTGCTCAAGCACGCCCTGCCGCTGCTGCTCGAAGGGCGGCAGCCTGCCGTCGTGCTCCTGGCGAGTGATTCGGCCGTCGTGGCGGCACCCGGCATGGCCCCCTACTGCGCGTCCAAGGCCGGACTCGTCCAGCTGGGGCGCGCGGTGGCGGTCGAGTGGGCCGGGCACGGCATCCGGGTCAACGCCCTCTGCCCCTCCGTGGTGGACACCCCCATGAGCCGGACCGATCTGGAGAAACCCGGCGGCTTCGCGGACGCCGCATTCCCCGTGCAGAGCCCCGAGCAGGTGGCACAGCAGGTGCTGTTCCTCCTGTCACCGCGGTCGGGTCCGGTCAACGGGACCACCCTGCTCAGCGATTTCGCCTACAGCGCCCGCAGCGCCTTCCCGGCCTGA
- a CDS encoding aldehyde dehydrogenase family protein, which produces MEQYEELLNAVQAGDGGREIRDVATGEVIGRAPVEDVEDLEAAISRATAAQPAWDALGHEERSRLLHAAADAVEAHAEALARLLSREQGKPLDGPNARFEVGACSAWLRAAADTVLEPQVLVDDESGRAELHYRALGLVAAIGPWNWPLMIAVWQFAPALRMGNAVIVKPSEYTPLSVLALVHVVNSVLPAGVLEVISGDREVSAALAEHPAISKVMFTGSTKTGSSIIRSSADTIKRLTLELGGNDAGIVLDDVDPAAIAEDLFWGAFINTGQTCAALKRLYVHSSVHDAVVRELAAVAARTPMGPGLEEGNLLGPVQNEAQFRIVERLVDSAKASGATLATGGTPLGGTFFPITIVTDIADDADLVQEEQFGPALPVIRFDDVEDAIAMANAASVGLGASVWSSDRDRALALASRLQAGTVWVNSHGGLHPMVPFGGVKQSGYGLEFGVEGLKAVAASQVIRS; this is translated from the coding sequence ATGGAACAGTACGAGGAACTGCTGAACGCCGTCCAGGCCGGTGACGGCGGGCGGGAGATCCGCGACGTCGCCACCGGAGAGGTCATCGGCCGTGCGCCGGTGGAGGACGTGGAGGACCTCGAAGCGGCGATCTCCCGGGCGACGGCGGCGCAGCCGGCCTGGGACGCGCTCGGCCACGAGGAACGGAGCCGGTTGCTCCACGCGGCCGCCGACGCGGTCGAAGCCCACGCCGAGGCCCTCGCCCGTCTCCTGTCCCGGGAACAGGGCAAGCCGCTGGACGGCCCGAACGCCCGCTTCGAAGTGGGCGCCTGCTCCGCCTGGCTGCGGGCTGCCGCGGACACGGTGCTCGAACCGCAGGTGCTGGTGGACGACGAGAGCGGCCGGGCGGAACTGCACTATCGCGCGCTCGGGCTCGTCGCGGCGATCGGTCCATGGAACTGGCCACTCATGATCGCGGTCTGGCAGTTCGCCCCGGCGCTGCGCATGGGCAACGCGGTGATCGTCAAGCCGTCCGAGTACACGCCGCTGAGCGTCCTGGCGCTCGTGCACGTGGTGAACTCCGTGCTCCCCGCCGGTGTGCTGGAAGTGATCAGCGGCGACCGTGAGGTCAGTGCCGCCCTCGCGGAGCACCCCGCCATCAGCAAGGTCATGTTCACGGGTTCCACCAAGACGGGCAGCTCGATCATCCGCAGCTCCGCGGACACCATCAAACGCCTCACCTTGGAGCTCGGCGGGAACGACGCCGGGATCGTCCTCGACGACGTCGATCCGGCCGCCATCGCGGAGGACCTCTTCTGGGGCGCGTTCATCAACACCGGCCAGACCTGCGCGGCCCTCAAGCGGCTCTATGTCCATTCCTCCGTCCACGACGCGGTGGTCCGCGAACTGGCCGCCGTCGCCGCCCGCACGCCCATGGGCCCGGGGCTGGAAGAAGGCAATCTGCTCGGCCCGGTGCAGAACGAGGCGCAGTTCCGGATCGTCGAACGGCTGGTCGACTCCGCGAAGGCCTCCGGGGCGACGCTCGCCACCGGTGGGACTCCCCTGGGCGGGACGTTCTTCCCCATCACGATCGTCACCGACATCGCCGACGACGCCGACCTGGTCCAGGAGGAGCAGTTCGGTCCGGCACTGCCCGTGATCCGCTTCGACGATGTGGAGGACGCCATCGCCATGGCGAACGCCGCGTCCGTGGGTCTCGGCGCGTCCGTGTGGTCCTCCGACCGGGACCGCGCCCTCGCCCTGGCCTCACGGCTCCAGGCCGGGACGGTCTGGGTCAACAGCCATGGCGGCCTCCACCCGATGGTGCCGTTCGGCGGCGTGAAGCAGTCCGGCTACGGCCTGGAGTTCGGCGTCGAGGGTCTCAAGGCCGTCGCCGCGAGCCAGGTCATCAGGAGCTGA
- a CDS encoding SDR family NAD(P)-dependent oxidoreductase, whose amino-acid sequence MTTAPATNTASETPSQVVLITGGGTGIGAAIARAFAAAGATVIVAGRRVEPLQAIAAEVDGTALVLDASDAASAQEGVAEIVRRHGRLDVLVANAGGHGFSSALDTDDTAWDAALRANLNTAFITARACLPELIRNSGRIVVMSSLAGLFAGPSVVGYTTGKHALIGLTRSLARDYGPHGVRVNAICPGWVRTPMADAEMDEFAAQAGIASREDAYRTVTRNVPLGRPAEPEEIASIALFLGSSASSYITGAVLVADGGSHVVDVPTIAFADAGL is encoded by the coding sequence ATGACCACCGCTCCCGCGACGAACACCGCATCCGAGACCCCGTCACAGGTCGTCCTGATCACGGGCGGAGGCACCGGCATCGGCGCCGCGATCGCCCGCGCCTTCGCCGCGGCGGGCGCGACCGTGATCGTGGCGGGCCGCCGAGTGGAGCCCTTGCAAGCGATCGCCGCTGAGGTCGATGGCACGGCGCTCGTTCTCGACGCCTCCGACGCGGCCTCGGCCCAGGAGGGCGTCGCCGAGATCGTCCGCCGGCACGGACGGCTGGACGTCCTGGTCGCGAACGCGGGAGGCCACGGTTTCTCCTCCGCCCTCGACACCGACGACACCGCCTGGGATGCCGCCCTGCGCGCCAATCTGAACACCGCCTTCATCACGGCCCGCGCGTGCCTTCCGGAACTGATCCGGAACTCGGGCCGGATCGTCGTGATGTCCTCCCTCGCCGGGCTCTTCGCCGGCCCCTCGGTCGTCGGCTACACCACGGGAAAGCACGCCTTGATCGGCCTGACCCGCAGCCTCGCCCGCGATTACGGCCCCCACGGCGTCCGCGTCAACGCGATCTGCCCCGGCTGGGTGCGGACCCCCATGGCCGACGCCGAGATGGACGAATTCGCGGCCCAGGCGGGCATCGCCTCCCGGGAGGACGCCTACCGGACCGTGACCCGCAACGTCCCGCTCGGCCGTCCCGCGGAACCCGAGGAGATCGCCTCGATCGCGCTGTTCCTCGGGTCCTCCGCCTCCTCGTACATCACCGGCGCCGTGCTGGTGGCCGACGGCGGCTCGCATGTGGTGGACGTGCCCACGATCGCTTTCGCCGACGCCGGTCTCTGA
- a CDS encoding molybdenum cofactor biosynthesis F family protein, whose protein sequence is MTEHGTIPGPSLSDTSTWLPLDGLAPGFDANKAPHDTGLAGQVVVVTDERGTSVTHEFTDSEVSWDYQPGPGDSLEAHQGTDAYEAFLVDDGLYFVQFHHRFRPDQAVSLVLDLRDGRALSVLSTILDEDRPAGATRVRHDFGPAVIAGAEVSGAAPAPTSSLIGRRVVWDYSPEHAYEHIYLSEQWYTWQCLAGPEKGLADTDENSVWQVRPGIYVFAWREKVIPCASVTIADHRDASAIRSHGVLFGLDETGEVPTHFTFGAHGRLVSMTVHPENLNFV, encoded by the coding sequence ATGACGGAACACGGCACGATTCCGGGCCCCTCGCTCTCCGACACCTCGACGTGGCTTCCCCTGGACGGGCTCGCCCCGGGGTTCGACGCCAACAAGGCCCCGCATGACACCGGCCTGGCCGGCCAGGTGGTCGTGGTGACCGATGAGCGCGGCACGAGCGTCACCCATGAGTTCACCGACAGTGAGGTGTCCTGGGACTACCAGCCGGGACCGGGGGACTCCCTGGAGGCTCATCAGGGCACGGACGCCTACGAAGCCTTCCTGGTGGACGACGGGCTCTACTTCGTCCAGTTCCATCACCGCTTCCGTCCGGATCAGGCCGTGTCGCTGGTGCTGGATCTGCGGGACGGGCGCGCCCTGAGCGTGCTCAGCACCATCCTGGACGAGGACCGCCCGGCCGGCGCCACGCGCGTGCGGCACGACTTCGGCCCCGCGGTGATCGCGGGCGCCGAGGTGAGCGGAGCGGCGCCCGCCCCGACATCGTCCCTGATCGGCCGCCGTGTCGTGTGGGACTACAGCCCCGAACACGCGTACGAGCACATCTACCTGTCGGAGCAGTGGTACACCTGGCAGTGCCTCGCCGGTCCGGAGAAGGGCCTGGCGGACACGGACGAGAACTCGGTGTGGCAGGTGCGGCCCGGCATCTACGTCTTCGCGTGGCGCGAGAAGGTCATCCCCTGTGCCTCGGTGACGATCGCCGACCACCGGGACGCCTCGGCCATCCGCTCACACGGCGTGCTCTTCGGCCTCGACGAGACCGGTGAGGTCCCCACCCACTTCACCTTCGGCGCCCACGGCCGCCTGGTGTCCATGACGGTCCACCCGGAGAACCTGAACTTCGTCTGA